From one Gemella morbillorum genomic stretch:
- a CDS encoding foldase protein PrsA: MNKFKKAILPVALSVSVIGLAGCSGGTKYISSKAGDVTEKDIVESIGASQLSKTATSMMIQKVLLDKYKGKIDEKAIEEQLQKAQTQYGGKEKFEQLLKQQGFTLDKYKDGLKVKAAQTLLINDYTGTNEDKLKENYEKNKHQYHLAHILISVKSDSNPNGLSDEDAKKKAEELHKKIKDGEDFATLAKENSNDTANASNGGDLGWSSKEDNSFVKEFKEAAYALTKDKVSDVVKTSFGYHIIKVLDEKDATFDEMKATLAEKAAEEAVKKDSTVVSKALKKLFEEYNVKSSNKDVEAYLKSMLEGTK; the protein is encoded by the coding sequence ATGAACAAGTTTAAAAAAGCTATTTTACCTGTAGCACTTAGTGTATCGGTTATAGGATTAGCAGGATGCTCTGGAGGTACAAAATATATCTCTAGTAAAGCAGGAGATGTAACAGAAAAGGATATCGTAGAAAGCATAGGAGCTAGCCAACTTTCTAAAACAGCTACTAGTATGATGATTCAAAAAGTTCTTTTAGATAAATATAAAGGAAAAATTGATGAAAAAGCTATTGAAGAGCAACTTCAAAAAGCTCAAACACAATATGGTGGCAAAGAAAAATTTGAACAACTTTTAAAACAACAAGGATTTACTTTAGATAAATATAAAGACGGACTTAAAGTTAAAGCTGCTCAAACTCTTTTAATAAATGACTATACTGGAACTAACGAAGATAAATTAAAAGAAAACTACGAAAAAAATAAGCACCAATACCATTTAGCGCACATTCTTATAAGTGTTAAAAGTGACTCTAATCCTAATGGATTAAGTGATGAAGATGCTAAGAAAAAAGCTGAAGAACTACATAAAAAAATTAAAGATGGAGAAGATTTTGCTACTCTAGCAAAAGAAAACTCTAATGATACTGCTAATGCTTCTAATGGTGGAGATCTAGGTTGGTCTTCTAAAGAAGATAATTCATTCGTTAAAGAATTTAAAGAAGCTGCATATGCACTTACTAAAGATAAAGTATCTGACGTTGTAAAAACTTCATTCGGATACCACATCATTAAAGTATTAGATGAAAAAGACGCTACTTTCGATGAAATGAAAGCAACACTTGCTGAAAAAGCAGCAGAAGAAGCTGTTAAAAAAGATTCTACTGTAGTAAGTAAAGCACTTAAAAAATTATTTGAAGAATACAATGTTAAATCAAGTAATAAAGATGTAGAAGCATATCTAAAATCTATGTTAGAAGGAACTAAATAG
- the pflA gene encoding pyruvate formate-lyase-activating protein, producing the protein MKLSNLAPVEDTNELTANVHSVESFGNVDGPGIRYVVFFQGCMLRCKYCHNPDTWKMHNPDAKVVTVSQLTKEIVKYRNFFEASEGGGVTVSGGESLLQLDFVLELFRQLKALDINTCVDTCGGFYVNTPTMNEKILELISLTDLFLMDLKHIDDEQHIKLTKRTNKNILQFARFLSDNGAKMWIRHVLVPKWTDDDYYLQKLREFIDTLDGVERVEVLPYHDMAKFKYKELGLEYELNDINPPTKDRIKNAIKILGARDDVN; encoded by the coding sequence ATGAAACTATCTAATTTAGCACCTGTTGAGGATACAAATGAACTAACTGCAAATGTTCACTCTGTAGAATCATTTGGTAACGTAGATGGACCAGGAATAAGATATGTAGTTTTCTTTCAAGGGTGTATGTTAAGATGCAAATATTGTCACAATCCTGATACTTGGAAGATGCATAATCCTGATGCTAAAGTCGTTACAGTAAGTCAATTAACTAAGGAAATAGTTAAGTATAGAAATTTCTTTGAAGCTAGCGAAGGTGGAGGAGTTACAGTAAGTGGGGGAGAATCTCTTCTACAATTAGATTTTGTTCTTGAATTATTTAGACAATTAAAAGCACTAGATATTAATACTTGTGTTGATACATGTGGTGGTTTCTATGTGAATACTCCTACTATGAACGAAAAGATATTAGAGTTAATCTCATTAACAGATTTATTCTTAATGGATTTAAAACATATCGATGATGAGCAACACATTAAACTTACAAAAAGAACAAATAAAAATATTCTACAATTTGCAAGATTTTTAAGCGATAATGGAGCAAAAATGTGGATAAGACATGTTCTTGTTCCAAAATGGACGGATGATGACTATTATTTACAAAAACTTCGTGAGTTTATTGATACACTTGATGGAGTTGAGAGAGTTGAAGTTTTACCATATCATGATATGGCTAAATTCAAATATAAAGAATTAGGACTTGAATACGAATTAAATGATATCAATCCACCAACAAAAGATAGAATAAAAAATGCTATAAAAATATTAGGTGCACGAGACGATGTTAATTAA
- the pflB gene encoding formate C-acetyltransferase: MTTVAEKKAFVGGKWQTEVDLVDFIKSNYTEYRGDSSFLAGPTENTKVLVEKFNELMRQERLAGGTLDMDTSIPSTILSHGVGYIDKDREKIVGLQTDKPLKRALMTFGGINMAVNSCKAYGYEVDEEVIKIFTDYRKTHNQGVFDAYTPEMRLVRKSGVITGLPDAYGRGRIIGDYRRVALYGVDQLIAWKKEDLAKIGADGVMTEHVIRDREEVSEQIRALGELKEMAKIYGFDISEPATNAKEAVQWLYFGYLAAIKQQNGAAMSIGNIATFLDIYIERDLQDGTITESEAQELIDHLVLKLRCVKFARTPDYNQLFSGDPIWATLIVGEMLDAERSLVTKTDFRFIHTLDNMGNSPEPNLTILWSTKLPTGFKDYCSESSINHSAIQYESDELLADFLGTCDKSIACCVSGMTTGKDMQFFGARANLAKALLYTINGGRDELSGVQVGPKTEPIRGVLNYDEVWAKFDVFMEWLCKLYINTLNVIHYMHDKYSYESLEMALHDTKVRRFMATGIAGFSVAVDSLSAIKYAKVTPIEDETGLAVDYKIEGEFPTFGNNDDRADEIAVELLKVFMTKLKKHETYRADETTTSILTITSNVVYGKKTGNTPDGRRAGEPFSPGANPMNGRDQSGALACLSSVAKLPYEYSRDGISLTAAFTPNSLGKTKQDQIKNLTAMMDGYFKQGGYHLNTNVFNKETLLKVIESPEDYPNFTIRVSGYAVRLISLTPEQQRDVLSRTMHQFM; the protein is encoded by the coding sequence ATGACAACAGTTGCAGAAAAAAAAGCATTCGTTGGTGGAAAATGGCAAACAGAAGTGGATTTAGTAGATTTTATCAAATCTAACTACACAGAGTACAGAGGGGATTCTTCGTTCTTAGCTGGACCTACTGAAAACACTAAAGTTTTAGTAGAAAAATTCAATGAGTTAATGCGTCAAGAACGTTTAGCTGGTGGAACATTAGATATGGATACTAGTATTCCTTCAACTATTCTTTCACACGGAGTAGGATACATCGATAAAGATCGTGAAAAAATCGTTGGATTACAAACTGACAAACCATTAAAACGTGCTTTAATGACTTTTGGTGGTATTAACATGGCTGTAAACAGCTGTAAAGCATACGGATATGAAGTAGATGAAGAAGTTATCAAAATCTTCACTGACTACCGTAAAACTCACAACCAAGGTGTATTCGATGCATATACTCCAGAAATGCGTTTAGTAAGAAAATCTGGTGTTATCACTGGACTTCCTGATGCATACGGACGTGGACGTATCATCGGTGACTACCGTCGTGTAGCTTTATACGGGGTAGATCAACTTATCGCTTGGAAAAAAGAAGATTTAGCTAAAATCGGAGCTGACGGAGTTATGACTGAACACGTTATTCGTGATCGTGAAGAAGTTAGCGAACAAATCCGTGCTTTAGGTGAATTAAAAGAAATGGCTAAAATCTACGGATTCGACATTTCAGAACCAGCTACAAACGCTAAAGAAGCTGTACAATGGTTATACTTCGGATACTTAGCAGCTATCAAACAACAAAACGGTGCTGCGATGTCTATCGGTAACATTGCTACATTCTTAGATATTTATATCGAAAGAGATTTACAAGATGGAACAATTACTGAGTCTGAAGCTCAAGAATTAATTGACCACTTAGTATTAAAATTACGTTGCGTTAAATTCGCTCGTACTCCAGACTACAACCAATTATTCTCAGGAGACCCAATCTGGGCTACATTAATCGTTGGTGAAATGTTAGATGCAGAAAGATCATTAGTTACAAAAACTGACTTCCGTTTCATCCACACATTAGACAACATGGGTAACTCTCCAGAGCCAAACTTAACTATCCTTTGGTCTACTAAATTACCTACAGGATTCAAAGACTACTGTTCTGAATCTTCAATCAACCACAGTGCTATCCAATACGAAAGTGATGAATTATTAGCAGACTTCTTAGGAACTTGTGACAAATCTATCGCTTGTTGTGTAAGTGGTATGACTACTGGTAAAGATATGCAATTCTTCGGAGCTCGTGCTAACTTAGCTAAAGCTTTACTATACACAATCAACGGGGGACGCGATGAATTATCAGGTGTTCAAGTTGGACCAAAAACTGAGCCAATCCGCGGCGTATTAAACTACGATGAAGTATGGGCTAAATTCGATGTATTCATGGAATGGTTATGTAAACTATACATCAATACATTAAACGTAATCCACTACATGCATGATAAATACTCTTACGAAAGCTTAGAAATGGCATTACACGACACTAAAGTAAGAAGATTCATGGCAACAGGTATCGCTGGATTCTCAGTAGCAGTAGACAGTTTATCAGCTATTAAATATGCTAAAGTTACACCAATCGAAGATGAAACTGGATTAGCAGTAGATTACAAAATTGAAGGTGAATTCCCAACATTTGGTAACAACGATGACCGTGCAGACGAAATCGCTGTTGAGTTACTAAAAGTGTTTATGACTAAACTTAAAAAACACGAAACTTACCGTGCAGATGAAACTACAACTTCTATCTTAACTATTACTTCAAACGTAGTATACGGTAAGAAAACTGGTAACACTCCAGATGGACGTCGTGCAGGAGAACCATTCTCTCCAGGTGCTAACCCAATGAACGGACGTGACCAAAGCGGAGCACTAGCTTGCTTAAGCTCAGTAGCTAAATTACCATACGAATACAGCCGTGATGGAATCAGCTTAACAGCAGCATTCACACCAAATTCATTAGGTAAAACTAAACAAGATCAAATCAAAAACTTAACAGCAATGATGGATGGATACTTCAAACAAGGTGGATACCACTTAAATACTAACGTATTTAACAAAGAAACTTTACTTAAAGTTATCGAATCTCCAGAAGATTATCCAAACTTCACAATTCGTGTATCAGGATACGCAGTACGTCTAATCAGTTTAACTCCAGAACAACAACGTGACGTATTAAGCCGTACAATGCACCAATTCATGTAA
- the msrB gene encoding peptide-methionine (R)-S-oxide reductase MsrB has protein sequence MNMGHNKINADNYKRKNVEELKKILSPIEYSVTMEDRTESPYTGKYWDSFEEGIYVDITTGEPLFSSKDKFKSNCGWPSFAKPIEKEVTQYYKDTSHLMERIEVRSRVGNSHLGHVFPDGPEELGGLRYCINSAALKFIKKEDMEKEGYGYLLNIF, from the coding sequence ATGAATATGGGACATAATAAAATAAACGCAGATAACTATAAAAGAAAAAATGTTGAAGAATTGAAAAAAATATTATCACCAATAGAATATTCTGTAACTATGGAAGACAGAACAGAAAGTCCTTATACAGGAAAATACTGGGATAGTTTTGAAGAGGGAATATATGTAGATATAACTACAGGGGAACCATTATTCTCATCAAAAGATAAGTTTAAATCTAATTGTGGCTGGCCGAGCTTTGCCAAGCCAATAGAAAAAGAGGTAACGCAATACTACAAGGATACCTCTCATCTTATGGAAAGAATTGAGGTAAGAAGTAGAGTGGGTAATTCTCATTTGGGGCATGTTTTTCCAGATGGTCCAGAAGAATTAGGTGGATTAAGATATTGTATAAATAGCGCCGCATTAAAATTTATAAAAAAAGAGGATATGGAAAAAGAAGGATATGGTTATTTATTAAATATTTTTTAA
- a CDS encoding patatin-like phospholipase family protein — MKIGLVLEGGAMRGLFTAGVLDIFLDNNVEVTDVVGVSAGTLFGVNYVSKQRGRALRYNLKYINDKRYMNVKSWLKTGNLINKDFTYYKLPFQLDVFDNKTFKESPINFFATVTNIETGEAEFVKIKDAYKQMETLRATSALPFISEIIEVGDKKYLDGGISNSIPIDFFEKQDFDKVIVILTRPITYRKEKTTGIQYKLFYKKYPKLVEKLENRYKEYNDTVDKIVELEKEGKLFVIRPSENITIKRLEKDIEKLQKVYDLGLKDGNNIIEDLKQYLEK; from the coding sequence ATGAAAATAGGTTTAGTTTTAGAAGGTGGCGCGATGCGTGGATTATTTACCGCTGGGGTGCTCGATATCTTTTTAGATAATAATGTAGAAGTAACAGATGTAGTAGGGGTTTCAGCAGGAACATTATTTGGAGTTAATTACGTCTCGAAACAAAGAGGGCGAGCTTTGCGTTATAATTTGAAATATATAAATGATAAACGCTATATGAATGTAAAGAGTTGGTTAAAAACAGGGAATTTAATAAATAAAGATTTTACATATTATAAATTGCCATTTCAACTTGATGTTTTTGATAATAAAACTTTTAAAGAATCACCTATAAACTTTTTTGCAACGGTGACGAATATAGAAACAGGAGAAGCAGAGTTTGTAAAAATAAAAGATGCCTATAAGCAAATGGAAACTTTACGTGCTACTTCTGCGTTACCGTTTATTTCAGAGATAATAGAAGTAGGTGATAAGAAATATTTAGATGGCGGTATTTCTAATAGTATCCCCATTGATTTTTTTGAAAAGCAAGATTTTGACAAGGTAATAGTTATTTTGACACGTCCAATAACATATAGAAAAGAAAAAACAACGGGTATTCAATATAAGCTGTTTTATAAAAAATATCCAAAATTAGTAGAAAAACTAGAGAATAGATACAAAGAATATAATGATACAGTTGATAAAATAGTTGAATTGGAGAAAGAAGGAAAACTGTTTGTAATTAGACCGAGTGAAAATATTACAATCAAGCGTCTAGAAAAGGACATAGAGAAGCTACAAAAAGTTTATGATTTAGGATTGAAAGATGGGAATAATATTATAGAAGATTTAAAACAATATTTAGAGAAGTAG
- a CDS encoding NAD(P)H-binding protein: MNILLIGGNGFLGESLLKEALKNNINISYLARHKIKNKELNHINWIQADIFNIEEINIEEKFDVVIHLVGTIKNKNMYKKLNTQSVTKSIKLCSKFNINKLVYISANGGFKDYFNSKKQAEEFVKSSSLNYLIVRPGLMYGSSRPTSYLNVLPIKIFSALNISFFKNVYPLPVSKVSEKIIFSLINKPHTNYLNIEDLK; this comes from the coding sequence ATGAATATTCTTCTTATTGGGGGAAATGGCTTTTTAGGTGAATCTTTACTTAAAGAAGCCCTAAAGAATAACATAAATATTAGTTATTTAGCTAGACATAAAATAAAAAACAAAGAATTAAATCATATTAACTGGATTCAAGCAGATATCTTTAATATAGAAGAAATTAATATAGAAGAAAAGTTCGATGTCGTTATTCATTTAGTAGGTACTATAAAGAACAAAAATATGTACAAAAAACTAAACACTCAAAGCGTAACAAAGTCTATTAAACTTTGTTCCAAGTTCAATATTAACAAACTGGTTTACATCTCTGCAAATGGTGGATTTAAAGATTACTTCAATAGTAAAAAGCAAGCTGAAGAATTCGTTAAGTCTTCATCATTAAATTATCTTATAGTCCGTCCTGGGCTAATGTATGGATCTAGTAGACCGACATCTTACTTGAATGTTTTACCAATAAAAATTTTTTCAGCACTAAATATTTCATTTTTCAAAAATGTCTATCCCTTGCCTGTCTCAAAGGTTTCAGAAAAAATTATTTTTTCTCTAATAAATAAACCCCATACTAATTATTTAAATATAGAAGACTTAAAATAA
- a CDS encoding ABC transporter ATP-binding protein, whose translation MISKKIITAKNISKVIKDKYILKDVSFDISEGECVALIGPNGAGKTTLMNCLLGAKFITSGDIKVNDLKPTDKTLKNYVNVLSQENAVPERLKVNELISFVQKLYTDHLTDQEIDNILRFDDKQKDTLASKLSGGQRRLLSFALTLIGKPKIIFLDEPTAGMDTSTRIRFWEIVNKLKNNGLTIIYSSHYIEEVEHTADRILVLHKGELIRDTTPHAMRAEEVEKFFTLPLQYLEVLKDNENVYNLEVKHDSFNFLTKKPEEIWTLLQAAGCTLKDLEVQNRTLLDSVFATTKEN comes from the coding sequence ATGATAAGTAAAAAAATTATTACTGCAAAAAATATAAGTAAAGTCATAAAGGATAAATATATTTTAAAAGATGTTTCATTTGATATATCAGAAGGCGAGTGTGTAGCTCTTATCGGGCCTAATGGAGCTGGTAAAACTACTCTTATGAATTGTCTTCTTGGTGCTAAGTTTATAACTTCAGGAGATATAAAAGTTAATGATTTGAAACCAACTGATAAAACATTAAAAAACTATGTTAATGTTTTATCACAAGAAAATGCTGTTCCAGAAAGATTGAAAGTCAATGAACTAATAAGTTTTGTTCAAAAGCTTTATACAGATCACTTAACTGATCAAGAAATTGACAATATACTTAGATTTGATGATAAACAAAAAGATACACTAGCTTCAAAATTATCTGGTGGTCAAAGAAGATTACTTTCTTTTGCACTTACTTTAATAGGGAAACCAAAAATTATTTTTCTAGACGAACCAACGGCTGGTATGGATACTTCTACTCGTATTCGTTTTTGGGAAATAGTTAACAAATTAAAAAACAATGGATTGACTATTATTTATTCTTCTCACTACATAGAAGAAGTAGAACATACCGCAGATAGAATATTGGTTTTGCATAAAGGCGAGTTAATTCGTGATACAACTCCTCATGCTATGCGCGCTGAAGAAGTAGAGAAATTCTTTACTTTACCTCTCCAATATCTTGAAGTATTAAAAGATAATGAAAATGTCTATAATTTGGAAGTAAAACATGACAGCTTCAACTTCCTTACAAAAAAACCAGAAGAAATTTGGACATTATTGCAAGCAGCCGGTTGTACATTAAAAGATTTAGAGGTTCAAAACAGAACTCTACTAGATAGCGTTTTTGCTACAACGAAAGAAAACTAA
- a CDS encoding ABC transporter permease → MKNLTTLLKMEFIFTKRALSNFTMGLGFPVIFFVLFSGMQQFDNAEIQARVVKDMLISMTAFSSISFALFSLPLSIREDETNNYLHLINNSPIKLSEYYIARFIRIIFTFIIAVVVVFVVGHFLRDVNMSAREWIMAGVLMVVGCITFLGIGVLLSLIKSVEKLSLFANILYLGLAMLGGLWWPTYLFPEWLQNISKVTPTYHLLEFVNKYLKEQVFSFTSLGILLAYGIGFTILTLIIKRKIEIK, encoded by the coding sequence ATGAAAAATCTTACTACATTATTAAAAATGGAATTTATATTTACAAAAAGAGCACTTTCGAATTTTACTATGGGATTAGGTTTTCCTGTTATCTTCTTTGTTTTATTCTCTGGAATGCAACAATTTGATAATGCTGAGATACAAGCACGTGTTGTAAAAGATATGCTAATTTCTATGACTGCATTTAGTAGCATTAGCTTTGCATTATTTTCACTACCATTGTCAATTCGTGAAGATGAAACAAATAACTATCTACATCTAATAAATAATTCACCGATAAAATTATCTGAGTACTATATTGCACGTTTTATTCGTATTATTTTTACTTTTATTATAGCTGTAGTTGTAGTATTCGTTGTTGGTCATTTCTTACGAGATGTTAATATGAGTGCTCGTGAATGGATTATGGCTGGTGTTTTAATGGTTGTTGGTTGTATAACATTTTTAGGAATTGGGGTATTACTAAGTCTGATTAAATCAGTTGAAAAATTAAGCCTTTTTGCTAATATCTTATATCTAGGTCTGGCTATGCTTGGAGGATTATGGTGGCCTACTTATCTTTTCCCTGAATGGCTACAAAATATTTCTAAAGTAACTCCAACATATCACTTATTAGAATTTGTTAATAAATATTTAAAAGAACAAGTATTTTCTTTCACTTCACTTGGCATTTTACTAGCATATGGAATTGGTTTTACTATTCTTACTTTAATTATCAAGCGTAAAATCGAAATTAAATAA
- a CDS encoding sensor histidine kinase: MKKILAIMLKENFPFYISLVFFIFPFIYTITGTYPFYVLYFTIIAVIDYIVILYTKNKYIIFAQWSYLVFYVIYMTITIHPMNMLYSFYLSSLLIWRFHDNYTTYRTISFLGTINYLMIHISLASFNIADKVIMFFFYFLCLASYFLQKRNYEKELLKEERNKRNEHINILLAENERNRISQDLHDSIGHTFVMLKLKAELAEKYLEKNNIEAAKQELSEISKISKESMNNTRAIINKLKQRSIDEELHIIQDIMTMSNIQINVKNNIFSKPTTIQEWTLTMILKELANNVIKHSNATECDIIINEDKEQYSLLFSDNGCGFEKINGEELKSIKERLKAVNGKVNIISSKKPTTIKITIIKN, encoded by the coding sequence ATGAAAAAAATATTAGCAATAATGTTAAAAGAAAACTTCCCATTTTATATATCACTAGTATTTTTTATTTTCCCGTTCATATATACTATAACTGGAACTTATCCATTTTATGTTTTGTATTTTACAATTATTGCAGTAATAGATTATATAGTTATTCTATATACGAAAAATAAATATATAATCTTTGCTCAATGGAGTTATCTAGTATTTTATGTGATTTATATGACAATTACTATCCATCCTATGAATATGCTATATTCTTTTTACTTAAGTAGCCTGCTAATCTGGCGTTTTCACGATAATTATACTACATATAGAACTATTAGTTTTTTAGGGACTATAAACTACTTAATGATTCATATATCATTAGCATCTTTCAATATAGCAGATAAGGTTATTATGTTTTTCTTCTATTTTCTTTGTTTAGCCTCGTATTTCTTACAAAAACGAAACTATGAAAAAGAACTATTAAAAGAAGAACGTAATAAACGTAATGAACACATAAATATTCTACTTGCCGAAAATGAACGCAATCGAATCAGCCAAGATCTTCATGATAGCATTGGCCACACCTTTGTTATGTTAAAATTAAAAGCGGAACTAGCTGAAAAATATTTAGAAAAAAATAATATTGAAGCTGCAAAACAAGAGCTTAGTGAAATCAGTAAAATCAGTAAAGAATCTATGAATAATACTCGTGCAATAATTAATAAATTAAAACAGCGTAGCATTGATGAAGAACTGCATATAATTCAAGATATTATGACAATGAGTAATATACAAATAAATGTTAAAAACAATATCTTTAGTAAGCCTACTACTATACAAGAATGGACTCTTACTATGATATTAAAAGAACTGGCTAATAATGTTATCAAGCATAGTAATGCTACAGAATGTGATATAATTATTAATGAAGATAAAGAACAATATTCTTTACTTTTCTCTGATAATGGTTGTGGTTTTGAAAAAATAAATGGTGAAGAATTAAAATCAATAAAAGAACGTTTAAAAGCTGTTAATGGTAAAGTAAACATTATTTCTTCTAAAAAGCCCACTACTATAAAAATTACAATAATAAAAAATTGA
- a CDS encoding response regulator transcription factor, producing MKLLIAEDQSMLRDAMAKLLLMEEKVDEIFQAENGKAAMDLILKHNIDVAILDIEMPEATGLDTLEFIREKNIDTKVVIVTTFKRIGYFERAIKSNVDAYVLKDRSIEELMNTIENVLAGHKEYSPELMENIFMNHNPLSKQETLLLKKVKHGLSNKEIAAKLFLSEGTTRNYISNILTKLNCKNRTEAVKKATEKGWI from the coding sequence ATGAAATTACTTATCGCTGAAGACCAAAGTATGCTAAGAGATGCAATGGCTAAGCTCCTTTTGATGGAAGAAAAAGTTGATGAAATCTTCCAAGCTGAAAACGGTAAAGCTGCAATGGATTTAATATTAAAACATAATATCGATGTCGCTATCTTGGATATAGAAATGCCAGAAGCCACTGGTTTAGATACATTAGAATTTATAAGAGAAAAAAATATTGATACAAAAGTTGTTATAGTTACTACATTTAAAAGAATTGGTTATTTTGAACGCGCGATTAAAAGTAATGTTGATGCATACGTATTAAAAGACCGTTCGATAGAAGAACTTATGAACACAATCGAAAATGTTTTAGCCGGGCATAAAGAATATTCACCAGAACTTATGGAGAATATCTTTATGAATCATAATCCACTATCTAAACAAGAAACTTTGTTACTAAAAAAAGTTAAACATGGATTATCTAATAAAGAGATAGCAGCAAAATTATTTTTATCAGAAGGTACAACAAGAAATTATATCTCTAATATTCTAACTAAACTGAATTGTAAAAATAGAACTGAGGCTGTTAAAAAAGCAACTGAGAAAGGATGGATTTAA
- a CDS encoding MmcQ/YjbR family DNA-binding protein produces MKRINIEKYRLSDDILINFGFQFEDNILVFKRNILNDAFRMEIKLISTDFEIEVYDLDFNEVYSLFSVDSASGEIVTAIREEVKDVLEKILCLESVIYKDVLHYVKDQYNSTIVKPFKTNPDIKALVTPKGKWYALFLDVEYNKLQKDSLADSKVKIINLKHISSKISAITDNRNIFPAYHMNKNHWISVVLDNNIDTEYVKELIEISYNLVNNK; encoded by the coding sequence ATGAAAAGAATAAATATAGAAAAATATAGGTTATCTGATGACATACTCATAAACTTTGGTTTCCAATTTGAAGATAATATACTAGTCTTCAAAAGAAATATCCTAAATGATGCGTTTAGAATGGAAATAAAATTAATAAGTACAGATTTTGAAATAGAGGTTTATGATTTAGATTTTAATGAAGTATATTCATTATTTAGTGTTGATAGTGCTAGTGGAGAAATAGTAACAGCAATTAGAGAAGAAGTAAAAGATGTATTGGAAAAAATTCTTTGTTTAGAAAGTGTCATATATAAAGATGTATTGCATTATGTAAAAGATCAATATAATAGTACTATAGTAAAACCATTTAAAACGAATCCAGATATAAAAGCATTAGTTACCCCAAAAGGTAAGTGGTATGCTCTGTTTTTAGATGTAGAATATAATAAACTGCAAAAAGATAGTCTTGCAGATTCGAAGGTTAAAATTATTAATTTAAAACATATATCTAGTAAAATTTCTGCTATTACAGATAATAGAAATATTTTTCCGGCATATCATATGAATAAAAACCATTGGATAAGTGTTGTTTTAGATAATAATATAGATACAGAATATGTAAAAGAATTAATTGAGATAAGTTATAATTTGGTAAACAATAAATAA